The following proteins come from a genomic window of Terribacillus aidingensis:
- the kdgT gene encoding 2-keto-3-deoxygluconate transporter: MKIMKTMERIPGGLMLVPLFLGAIINTFAPSSAEYFGSFTGGLMTGTIPILAVWFFCMGAGIQLKSTGTILRKSGTLVITKIAVAWVVAIIAAQFLPEGGIQTGLFAGFSVLTLVAAMDMTNGGLYASIMQQYGSKEEAGAFVLMSLESGPLMTMIILGSTGLAAFEPQVFVGAVLPFLVGFLLGNLDGDLRAFFSRATQTMIPFFGFALGNSIDLGVILETGLAGIILGVLVIVVTGIPLMIADKYIGGGNGTAGIAASSTAGAAVANPMIIATMIPEFMPIAEAATALVAASVVVTSILVPILTAFWAQHMKKKEKQNTDDTNIDPNNINSNTV, translated from the coding sequence ATGAAAATAATGAAAACGATGGAGAGAATTCCTGGTGGGCTCATGCTCGTACCGTTATTTTTAGGGGCAATCATCAATACCTTCGCGCCGAGTTCGGCGGAGTACTTCGGATCCTTTACTGGCGGACTCATGACAGGCACTATTCCGATTCTGGCTGTTTGGTTCTTCTGTATGGGTGCAGGCATCCAGCTGAAATCCACGGGTACGATTTTGCGCAAATCCGGCACACTCGTTATCACGAAGATTGCTGTTGCATGGGTTGTAGCTATTATTGCAGCGCAGTTCCTGCCTGAAGGCGGCATACAGACTGGTCTTTTTGCCGGCTTTTCCGTTCTGACACTCGTTGCTGCCATGGATATGACGAATGGCGGATTGTATGCATCGATCATGCAGCAATACGGATCAAAAGAGGAAGCTGGAGCATTTGTCCTTATGTCCTTGGAATCCGGCCCGCTCATGACGATGATCATACTTGGTTCTACTGGTCTTGCAGCGTTTGAACCACAAGTATTCGTTGGAGCAGTACTACCGTTTCTAGTTGGATTCCTGCTAGGTAACTTGGATGGCGATCTTCGTGCCTTCTTCAGCAGAGCAACACAAACTATGATTCCGTTCTTCGGTTTCGCGCTGGGTAACTCAATTGATTTAGGTGTCATCTTGGAGACAGGTCTTGCAGGTATCATCCTTGGTGTGCTTGTTATCGTCGTTACTGGTATACCGCTCATGATTGCGGATAAATATATCGGAGGCGGAAATGGAACTGCTGGTATCGCAGCATCCAGTACTGCTGGTGCGGCAGTTGCCAACCCAATGATCATTGCCACAATGATTCCGGAATTCATGCCGATTGCAGAAGCAGCTACTGCACTTGTTGCAGCATCTGTTGTAGTTACGTCGATTCTCGTCCCGATTCTGACAGCTTTTTGGGCACAGCATATGAAGAAGAAGGAAAAGCAGAATACAGACGACACAAATATCGACCCGAACAATATCAACTCAAATACTGTATAA
- the kduD gene encoding 2-dehydro-3-deoxy-D-gluconate 5-dehydrogenase KduD, translating to MSLTDFSMSYFDLTGKVAIVTGGSKGLGQGYAVALAKAGADVFVVTHRDDWEETKALIEEAGGRAHFHQADLTDREKVKQVVTSCVEVFGKVDILVNNAGTIIRTPLLEYKEEDWDKVMDVNLHAVYLLGQEAAKVMAEQGGGKIINVASMLSFQGGKFVPSYTASKHAVAGLTKAFANELGAYNIQTNAIAPGYVATANTAPIRADEKRNAEILSRIPSGRWADPSDLMGVVVFLASRASDYMNGHVLAVDGGWLAR from the coding sequence ATGAGTTTGACGGACTTTTCCATGAGTTATTTCGATTTGACTGGCAAGGTTGCAATTGTGACAGGCGGCAGCAAGGGACTGGGTCAGGGCTATGCAGTCGCTCTGGCAAAGGCAGGGGCTGATGTCTTCGTCGTGACACACCGGGATGATTGGGAGGAAACGAAAGCATTGATTGAAGAAGCTGGTGGCAGGGCACATTTTCATCAGGCTGATCTGACAGATAGAGAAAAAGTGAAGCAGGTTGTGACGAGTTGTGTGGAGGTCTTCGGAAAGGTTGATATTCTCGTAAATAACGCTGGTACAATTATCCGGACACCTTTGCTTGAGTACAAGGAAGAAGACTGGGATAAGGTCATGGACGTTAATCTGCATGCTGTCTATTTGTTAGGGCAGGAAGCGGCTAAGGTGATGGCAGAACAAGGCGGCGGAAAAATCATCAATGTCGCATCGATGCTGTCGTTCCAAGGCGGCAAATTCGTACCGTCATATACGGCAAGCAAGCATGCTGTTGCAGGATTGACGAAAGCCTTTGCCAACGAGCTGGGCGCTTATAATATCCAAACGAATGCGATTGCACCGGGGTATGTGGCGACTGCCAATACTGCACCGATCCGTGCCGATGAAAAACGTAACGCAGAGATTTTGTCCCGGATTCCGAGCGGCCGCTGGGCAGATCCGTCTGATTTGATGGGTGTAGTTGTATTCCTGGCAAGTCGTGCATCTGACTATATGAATGGCCATGTTCTGGCTGTTGACGGAGGCTGGCTCGCAAGATAA
- a CDS encoding MerR family transcriptional regulator, whose product MYTIKQASALSGLSIDTIRFYEKAGLLPAINRLPNGHRSFLPTDIERMKIIICMKKAGFTLEELKSYLDIAETGNMHEHPDVMASMLQHKEKLKNQMVQIQTVLDFIDQKISEGSWLERKA is encoded by the coding sequence ATGTATACGATTAAACAAGCAAGTGCGCTTTCCGGTTTAAGTATTGATACAATTCGTTTTTATGAGAAAGCTGGATTACTACCTGCAATTAACCGGCTGCCAAATGGACATCGCTCTTTTTTGCCGACAGATATTGAACGGATGAAAATAATCATCTGTATGAAAAAAGCCGGATTTACCTTAGAAGAATTGAAATCTTACCTTGATATTGCCGAAACAGGCAATATGCATGAACATCCTGATGTAATGGCAAGCATGCTGCAACATAAGGAAAAACTTAAAAATCAGATGGTACAAATACAGACTGTTTTGGACTTTATCGATCAAAAAATATCGGAGGGATCATGGCTTGAGAGGAAAGCATAA
- a CDS encoding IclR family transcriptional regulator → MSNVQSLERALTLLNTLSDYPEGLSIAKLTKLVDLSKSTTHRLLATLVDMNYVAKDPESDKYKVGLQTLYVARSVLNNNNIANVAKPYLKQLCADVNETVHLCIEDKGEIVYIDKLESNQTIRMYSRIGNRAPMYCTAVGKILLSGMAADRIEEIADSTTFMPRTPRTITSPEELRTEVDKVRQQGYALDNIENEEGIRCIAAPIYSHEHRIVASFSISGPSNRVTMDRVNNELITKMKACSLEISHALGYSG, encoded by the coding sequence ATGTCTAATGTGCAATCACTCGAACGTGCCTTGACTCTTTTGAATACGCTTTCCGATTATCCCGAAGGACTGTCGATTGCGAAGCTGACCAAGCTGGTAGACTTATCGAAGAGTACGACGCATCGGCTTCTGGCAACACTTGTGGATATGAATTATGTTGCTAAGGACCCGGAATCAGACAAGTATAAGGTCGGTTTACAAACACTTTATGTTGCTCGCAGTGTCTTGAATAATAACAACATCGCCAATGTGGCAAAACCTTATTTGAAACAGCTGTGTGCAGATGTCAATGAGACTGTCCACCTTTGCATCGAGGATAAAGGTGAGATTGTCTACATCGATAAACTCGAAAGCAATCAGACGATACGCATGTATTCGCGTATCGGCAACAGAGCGCCCATGTACTGTACGGCTGTAGGAAAAATACTTTTATCAGGTATGGCTGCAGATCGTATAGAAGAAATAGCTGATTCCACGACTTTCATGCCGCGCACGCCACGTACGATCACGTCGCCGGAAGAGCTGCGCACCGAAGTGGACAAAGTCCGACAACAGGGGTATGCGCTTGACAATATCGAAAATGAAGAAGGCATTCGGTGTATCGCTGCTCCGATTTACAGTCATGAACATCGGATCGTGGCGAGCTTCAGCATCTCAGGACCAAGCAATCGCGTAACGATGGATAGAGTAAACAACGAATTGATAACTAAAATGAAGGCCTGCAGCTTGGAGATATCTCATGCACTAGGCTATTCTGGATAG
- a CDS encoding sugar kinase: MSRILTIGEPMALFVAEQEGLLDDAERFSRFIAGAEVNFSIGMARLGHQVTYVTQLGLDPFGRNIHKFLQKNKIDTTYVSYEPAFVTGMQWKQKVKSGDPEVFSARKNSAASHMDKKLIKKIKWADYDHLHLTGIPPALSESCRELVFQMMKEAKENGLQVSFDPNLRLGLWPDKQEMAQVINELASQADIIFPGVAEGRQLTGKTDVLDIAAYYHEAGVPTVVLKLGAEGAFTSRMDGTQFYTEGFPVKEVVDTVGAGDGFAVGVVSGLLEGLELPDSIARGAAIGALAVMSPGDNDGLPNREELSLFMKREPIG; this comes from the coding sequence ATGAGCAGGATTTTAACAATCGGGGAACCGATGGCACTGTTTGTTGCGGAACAAGAAGGACTGCTGGATGATGCCGAACGCTTTTCCCGTTTTATTGCAGGAGCAGAAGTGAATTTCTCTATCGGAATGGCGCGACTTGGCCATCAAGTGACGTATGTCACGCAGCTGGGTTTGGATCCATTCGGTCGAAACATCCATAAATTTTTACAAAAAAATAAGATAGATACAACGTATGTCAGCTATGAACCTGCATTCGTGACAGGAATGCAATGGAAACAGAAAGTGAAAAGCGGAGATCCGGAAGTGTTTTCGGCACGGAAGAACTCCGCAGCCTCCCATATGGATAAAAAGCTGATCAAGAAAATCAAATGGGCGGATTATGATCATCTCCATTTGACAGGCATTCCTCCCGCTTTGTCTGAAAGCTGCCGGGAATTGGTTTTTCAGATGATGAAGGAAGCCAAGGAAAATGGACTTCAAGTATCATTCGATCCGAACCTTCGGCTGGGGCTGTGGCCTGATAAGCAGGAGATGGCGCAGGTTATCAATGAGCTTGCCAGCCAAGCGGATATTATCTTCCCTGGTGTAGCTGAAGGAAGACAACTTACCGGCAAAACAGATGTGCTCGATATTGCTGCATATTATCATGAGGCTGGTGTGCCGACTGTTGTGCTGAAGCTGGGAGCAGAAGGAGCATTTACAAGTCGCATGGATGGTACGCAATTTTATACAGAAGGATTCCCGGTTAAAGAAGTGGTCGATACAGTTGGTGCAGGAGATGGCTTTGCGGTCGGTGTCGTGAGTGGATTGCTGGAAGGGCTGGAGCTGCCTGACAGCATTGCAAGGGGAGCGGCCATCGGTGCGCTTGCCGTCATGTCACCTGGAGATAATGATGGCTTGCCGAACCGTGAAGAACTTTCACTTTTCATGAAACGAGAGCCGATTGGGTAA
- the kduI gene encoding 5-dehydro-4-deoxy-D-glucuronate isomerase — translation MELRYATHPDHAKTFTTEELRNHYLVEELFVPGEIKLVYSMEDRTIIGGIQPAGSSVALEGYDEIKADYFLERREVGIFNIGGNGKISVDGESYEMANKDCIYIGKGNQELLFTSNDETDPAKYYLFSAPAHTTYPTKHVSFQDVPGDAMGAKESANERVIRRIIHLEGIQSCQIAMGITILESGSVWNSMPTHTHNRRMEAYLYIDLDEDARMFHLMGEPQETRHLVMKNEQAVISPPWSIHCGSATSNYAFIWAMAGENKTYTDMDQVSMDELR, via the coding sequence ATGGAACTGCGATACGCGACTCACCCAGACCATGCAAAAACATTCACAACCGAGGAATTACGCAATCATTACTTAGTTGAGGAACTTTTTGTACCTGGAGAAATCAAGCTTGTATACAGCATGGAGGACCGGACGATCATCGGAGGTATTCAGCCAGCCGGCAGCTCGGTTGCTTTAGAGGGCTATGACGAAATCAAAGCGGATTACTTCCTGGAACGACGGGAAGTCGGGATTTTCAATATCGGCGGAAATGGAAAAATATCAGTTGATGGAGAATCATACGAAATGGCGAACAAGGATTGCATTTATATTGGCAAAGGCAATCAGGAATTACTGTTTACCAGCAATGATGAAACAGATCCAGCTAAGTATTATCTGTTTTCTGCACCTGCACATACCACTTATCCGACCAAGCACGTCTCATTCCAAGATGTTCCGGGAGATGCGATGGGTGCTAAGGAAAGTGCGAATGAACGCGTGATCCGCCGCATCATTCATTTGGAAGGTATTCAAAGCTGTCAAATTGCCATGGGTATCACGATTTTGGAAAGCGGCAGTGTCTGGAATAGCATGCCGACACATACTCATAACCGCCGGATGGAAGCGTACCTGTATATCGATTTGGATGAAGATGCACGTATGTTCCATTTGATGGGGGAACCGCAAGAAACACGTCATCTTGTCATGAAAAATGAACAAGCAGTCATTTCTCCGCCTTGGTCCATCCATTGCGGAAGCGCAACAAGCAACTATGCATTCATTTGGGCAATGGCTGGAGAAAACAAGACGTACACCGACATGGATCAAGTGTCGATGGATGAGCTTCGCTAA
- a CDS encoding bifunctional 4-hydroxy-2-oxoglutarate aldolase/2-dehydro-3-deoxy-phosphogluconate aldolase: protein MRKAEVLAKINEQAIVAVVRADSPEQAIQISDACIEGGLTAIEVTFTVKDADQVIKQLSAQYTENTDVIIGAGTVLDSTTARLAILEGASFIVSPTFDAETAKLCNLYQIPYLPGCMTIGEIKQAMEAGADIIKLFPGSAFGPSFIKAIKAPLPQANIMPTGGVDLENVGDWLKNGAVAVGVGGNLVAPASTGDYEKITLIAQQYIQKVKEAQSDRVNI, encoded by the coding sequence ATGAGAAAAGCAGAAGTATTAGCTAAGATTAACGAACAAGCTATTGTTGCTGTAGTCCGTGCCGATTCGCCAGAGCAGGCAATCCAAATTTCCGATGCTTGTATAGAGGGTGGATTGACAGCAATCGAAGTGACATTTACTGTCAAGGACGCTGATCAAGTGATTAAACAGCTTTCTGCTCAATATACGGAAAACACAGATGTGATCATAGGGGCAGGCACGGTACTGGATAGTACGACAGCCCGTCTAGCCATACTTGAAGGCGCCAGTTTCATAGTGAGTCCAACTTTTGATGCTGAAACTGCCAAGCTATGTAATCTTTATCAAATTCCCTACTTGCCGGGTTGTATGACGATCGGGGAGATAAAGCAGGCGATGGAAGCAGGAGCTGATATTATCAAGCTCTTCCCGGGAAGTGCTTTCGGTCCAAGTTTTATCAAAGCTATCAAAGCGCCTCTTCCGCAGGCAAATATCATGCCAACAGGAGGAGTAGACTTGGAGAATGTAGGTGATTGGCTGAAGAATGGGGCAGTAGCTGTTGGGGTCGGCGGCAATCTTGTTGCCCCTGCCAGTACCGGAGACTATGAAAAAATTACACTTATTGCACAGCAGTATATCCAAAAGGTAAAGGAAGCACAATCAGATCGTGTGAATATTTGA